Proteins from one Triticum aestivum cultivar Chinese Spring chromosome 7A, IWGSC CS RefSeq v2.1, whole genome shotgun sequence genomic window:
- the LOC123152461 gene encoding WAT1-related protein At3g30340-like yields the protein MRSPSEGNRPRLAHIFFLFQRHSCVCVLVTWCTLLRWWYSARQNRESDMGSGGLLLPTVVMLALNVLSAVMVALVKVAMAGGLDPLVLVTLQQLAAAIFLGPIAHFTEGKSRPKMTLEIFAYLFVSAALGAAMRQYMVFVGLRYTTATFVSAFSNIAPVLTFVLAVATRAESLHLRSATGAAKLAGTLVSLAGAMLLTFYRGVALTHPNSAHQLHRSPSSPLSPGADSGRRWTLGTVAILGNCVCLACWYLLQGRIARKYPYVYSCNAFLSTFSFLQVAIVGLCVKRNLAAWIITNKFQILTVLYSGVVATGMSFVLLTWCIQKRGAVFVAAFIPVSQVIVCIMDFTVLHEPLYLGSVVGSVIVIAGLYLLLWGKRQEALQQHPRVAKDDQEQQQQQQVQSQP from the exons ATGCGCAGCCCAAGCGAAGGCAACCGACCTAGGCTTGCACATATCTTCTTCTTGTTCCAGCGGCATTCGTGCGTGTGCGTCTTGGTGACTTGGTGTACTCTACTACGGTGGTGGTATAGCGCGAGACAGAATAGAGAGAGCGATATGGGGAGCGGCGGGTTGTTGTTGCCGACGGTGGTGATGCTGGCGCTCAACGTGTTGTCGGCGGTGATGGTGGCGCTGGTGAAGGTGGCCATGGCCGGCGGCCTCGACCCGCTCGTGCTCGTCACGCTGCAGCAGCtcgccgccgccatcttcctcgGCCCCATCGCGCACTTCACAGAGGG CAAGTCGAGGCCCAAGATGACGCTCGAGATCTTCGCCTACCTCTTCGTCAGCGCCGCGCTCGG GGCGGCGATGAGGCAGTACATGGTCTTCGTGGGGCTGCGCTACACCACGGCGACCTTCGTCAGCGCCTTCTCCAACATCGCGCCCGTGCTCACCTTCGTGCTCGCCGTCGCCACCCGCGCCGAGTCGCTCCACCTCAGGTCCGCCACCGGCGCCGCCAAGCTCGCCGGCACGCTCGTCTCGCTCGCCGGCGCCATGCTGCTCACCTTCTACAGAGGCGTGGCCCTCACCCACCCAAACAGCGCCCACCAGCTCCACCGCTCCCCTTCATCCCCGCTGTCGCCAGGagcggactccggcaggcggtggACGCTGGGCACGGTGGCGATCCTCGGCAACTGCGTCTGCCTCGCCTGCTGGTACCTGCTCCAGGGCAGGATCGCCAGGAAGTACCCCTACGTCTACTCCTGCAACGCCTTCCTGTCTACCTTCAGCTTCCTCCAGGTCGCCATCGTCGGCCTCTGCGTGAAGCGCAACCTCGCCGCCTGGATCATCACCAACAAGTTCCAGATCCTCACCGTCCTCTACTCA GGCGTGGTGGCGACCGGCATGTCCTTCGTGCTGCTGACGTGGTGCATCCAGAAGCGGGGGGCTGTGTTCGTCGCTGCCTTCATCCCGGTGTCGCAGGTCATCGTCTGCATCATGGATTTCACCGTCCTGCATGAACCGCTCTACCTTGGAAG TGTGGTGGGATCTGTGATTGTGATAGCTGGCCTGTATCTTCTGCTGTGGGGCAAGAGGCAGGAGGCCTTGCAACAGCATCCAAGAGTTGCTAAAGATGACCaagaacaacagcagcagcagcaagtgcAGTCGCAGCCATGA